The Streptomyces kanamyceticus genome window below encodes:
- a CDS encoding peptidase inhibitor family I36 protein — protein MRVKRVIASSAAAAALVTAGLAATAAPAEAAWTCPSTKLCAYLNLNGVGDPGEVAGNNTNLKQYAKFAGAESLYNHGTQCAVTVYSELNYGGRSYRMLRGDKVNLNGTAFWHHTYSNQWCV, from the coding sequence ATGCGCGTCAAGAGAGTGATCGCTTCCTCGGCGGCCGCTGCCGCCCTGGTCACTGCGGGGCTGGCGGCGACGGCCGCGCCCGCCGAAGCGGCCTGGACCTGCCCCTCCACCAAGCTGTGTGCCTACCTCAACCTCAACGGTGTCGGAGACCCGGGAGAGGTGGCCGGGAACAACACCAACCTCAAGCAGTACGCGAAGTTCGCCGGTGCCGAGTCCCTCTACAACCACGGCACCCAGTGCGCCGTGACGGTCTACAGCGAACTGAACTACGGCGGACGGTCCTACCGAATGCTGCGCGGAGACAAGGTGAACCTGAACGGCACGGCCTTCTGGCACCACACGTACTCGAACCAGTGGTGTGTGTGA